In the genome of Caballeronia sp. NK8, the window GCTTCCTCGTGTTCCGCCGATGGGCGCCGCGCTACTGTCTCATTCTGGTGCTGGCGTTCGGCGGCGCGCTTGCCGTCGGGCTCGGCCTGACGCATTTCGAATCGGTCAGTCTGCACCTCACGCGCCCTGTCTTCACCATGCCGACCTGGACGTGGCAATCCACCGTGAGTCTCGCGGTGCCGCTCGTCATCGTGAGCCTGACGGGACAGTTCCTGCCGGGCTTCGCCATCCTGCGCGCGTCCGGCTATCAGACGCCGACGCGCCCGGTCCTCATGACGACGAGTCTCGCGTCGATGCTGGTCGCGTTCTCGGGCGGCATCACGATCGTCATCGCGGCGATCACCGCGGCGCTGTGCACCGGTCCCGACGCGCATCGCGATCCGCAGCGCCGCTACGTCGCGGGCATCGCGAACGGGCTTTTCTATCTGGCGGGCGGATGCTTCGCCGGAACCGTCGTGATGCTGTTCGCCGCGCTGCCGAACGCCTTCGTCGCGGTGCTCGCCGGGCTCGCATTGCTGGGCGCGATCGCGGCCAACATCGTCGGACTGGTGCAGGACGAGGCGCATCGCGAGGCGTCGTTCATCACGTTCATCGCGACGGCCTCCAACATGAGCTTTCTCGGGCTCGGCTCGGCGTTCTGGGGCATCGTGCTCGGAACCGTGGCGCATCTGGTGCTCGGCCGCGCGCAGCACAAAGGCTGAGCTACGCGCTGCATTCGGCGTCTTCCTTTTCGGCACGCCGGTTCGCTACGTTCCGGCACATGCGGCCGATCGCGGCGCGGTCCACCTTCCCCTGCTCGGTGAGCGGCACGCGCGGCACGGCGACCATCCGCACGGCTTGCGCGACCTTCACGCCGCACGCCGATTCGAGCGCGCGCAGGCAACGCGCGATGTCGATCCGCCTGCCCGTCCACGGCACGACCACGACGTTCCACCTGTAATCGCCTCCGGCATCCTTCGTCGCGATGGCGCGCGCGTAGCGCACCTCGG includes:
- a CDS encoding benzoate/H(+) symporter BenE family transporter translates to MKRDTEPPSIPTAPKGNWSVSAVSAGLLAVIISYAGPLAIFFQAAHTAHVGNDVIASWVWSISMGAAVSGIALSWWLKQPIITAWSAPGTALLVTLFPGMPVSEAIGAYIVAGACIFALGLSGWFDQIVKRIPKGIACAMMAGILFQFGVNVFKAVALTPWLALGMLASFLVFRRWAPRYCLILVLAFGGALAVGLGLTHFESVSLHLTRPVFTMPTWTWQSTVSLAVPLVIVSLTGQFLPGFAILRASGYQTPTRPVLMTTSLASMLVAFSGGITIVIAAITAALCTGPDAHRDPQRRYVAGIANGLFYLAGGCFAGTVVMLFAALPNAFVAVLAGLALLGAIAANIVGLVQDEAHREASFITFIATASNMSFLGLGSAFWGIVLGTVAHLVLGRAQHKG